A single genomic interval of Centropristis striata isolate RG_2023a ecotype Rhode Island chromosome 8, C.striata_1.0, whole genome shotgun sequence harbors:
- the lsr gene encoding lipolysis-stimulated lipoprotein receptor isoform X1 produces the protein MFWTLIIAALMATESTTAISVQCPTKRYIVILFQPVTLTCNYQTTSTGQLPVITWRYKSYCRDPIQAALNPSSAENILSANNPNYDPNIECADSQRTVRIVASKQNSVTLGADYQGRKISIINNADLNIAQTAWGDSGVYVCSVISSQDLSGNSEDYTELIVLERKSNTSDLLPEIDLLVMEDWLLVVLVVLGFLLLLLLIGICWCQCCPHTCCCYISCPCCPDRCCCPRALYEAGKAVKKGGVPMSQYAPTLYAPSMYAQPAYGGQSAYGGQPGLPLLPLPNGAGPLPPHNGYSRDYDGASSVGQGSQVPLLQDAGVDHTRSGYRIQVDPDGNATRAIYYMERELANMDPSRPGNYNRLDNMTEVSSLHDSADARGRGGRSQAPTLATVYDRDEAMSTISSVSQQGQRRDDYSRHGGGRMGDRVRARSMDNLDDIGRRRDDYPPHRRPDEPRGRRGSDDGWSSSARSGNSRDFDDRRRRDYSPDDRSRGGRGGGGGYGALPGRRSRSRDDLMDLERDRRGGGDPRGPRRDDYDDSFLREAMERKKMGEQQRARSRERLDSESDRSDRGRAPRGPPPLPQMPAAGRLNDYPPPPPPPYSDDESMSSAKKSNLRKNGAVSRESLVV, from the exons atgttttggacGTTAATAATCGCCGCCTTGATGGCGACAG aGTCCACCACAGCCATCTCGGTGCAGTGTCCCACCAAGAGGTACATCGTCATCCTCTTCCAGCCCGTCACACTCACCTGCAACTACCAGACCACGTCCACCGGCCAGCTTCCTGTTATCACGTGGAGGTACAAGTCGTACTGCCGGGACCCCATCCAGGCCGCCTTGAATCCCAGCAGTGCAGAGAACATCCTGTCGGCCAACAACCCCAACTACGACCCCAACATCGAGTGTGCCGACAGCCAGCGGACGGTTCGGATCGTTGCCTCCAAGCAAAACTCGGTCACCCTGGGAGCAGATTACCAAGGCCGCAAGATCAGCATCATAAACA ATGCAGACCTGAACATCGCTCAGACGGCGTGGGGCGACAGCGGCGTCTACGTCTGCTCCGTCATCTCCTCCCAGGACCTGTCAGGAAACAGTGAAGATTACACCGAGCTCATCGTACTGG AGAGAAAGTCAAATACTTCCGACCTCCTGCCTGAGATTGACTTACTGGTTATGGAAG ACTGGCTgctggtggtgttggtggtgttgggcttcctgttgctgctgctcctgATCGGGATCTGCTGGTGCCAGTGCTGTCCACACACCTGTTGTTGCTACATCAGCTGCCCCTGCTGCCCCGACCGCTGCTGCTGCCCACGAGCAC TGTACGAGGCCGGGAAAGCAGTGAAGAAAGGTGGAGTACCCATGAGTCAGTACGCCCCCACCCTCTACGCCCCCAGTATGTACGCCCAGCCTGCCTACGGGGGCCAGTCTGCCTACGGGGGCCAGCCCGGTCTCCCTCTGCTCCCCCTGCCCAACGGGGCCGGACCCCTGCCCCCCCACAACGGATACAGCCGGGACTATGACGGAGCCAGCTCGG TTGGGCAGGGCTCCCAGGTGCCTCTGCTGCAAGACGCTGGAGTGGACCACA CTCGTAGTGGTTACCGTATCCAGGTGGACCCTGACGGGAACGCCACCCGAGCCATCTACTACATGGAGAGGGAGCTGGCCAACATGGACCCCTCCAGACCTGGAAACTACAACCGCT TGGACAACATGACTGAGGTCAGTTCGCTGCACGACAGCGCCGATGCTCGGGGCCGCGGCGGTCGCTCCCAGGCGCCCACCCTGGCCACGGTGTACGACCGGGACGAAGCCATGAGCACCATCAGCAGCGTCTCCCAGCAGGGCCAGCGGCGGGACGACTACTCGCGCCACGGAGGAGGCCGCATGGGGGACCGGGTACGCGCCCGCTCCATGGACAACCTGGACGACATCGGACGGCGCCGAGACGACTACCCGCCACACCGACGCCCCGACGAGCCCCGAGGCAGGAGAGG CTCTGATGACGGCTGGAGCAGCAGCGCTCGCAGCGGCAACAGTCGGGACTTTGACGACCGCCGGCGCCGCGACTACTCCCCCGATGATCGTTCCCGAGGAGGCCGGGGGGGCGGAGGGGGGTACGGCGCCCTGCCGGGGCGACGCAGCCGCAGCCGTGACGACCTGATGGACCTGGAGAGGGACCGCCGGGGGGGCGGGGACCCCAGGGGCCCCAGGCGGGACGACTACGACGACAGCTTCCTGCGAGAGGCCATGGAGAGGAAGAAGATGGGCGAGCAGCAGCGGGCGCGCAGCCGGGAGCGGCTGGACAGCGAGAGCGACCGATCGGACCGGGGCCGGGCGCCACGCGGACCCCCGCCGCTACCACAGATGCCCGCCGCCGGACGCCTTAACGACTACCCGCCTCCGCCGCCTCCACCCTACAGTGACGACGAAAGTATGTCATCTGCAAAGAAAAGCAACCTCCGCAAG AACGGAGCAGTGAGTCGGGAGAGCCTGGTGGTGTGA
- the lsr gene encoding lipolysis-stimulated lipoprotein receptor isoform X2, translated as MFWTLIIAALMATESTTAISVQCPTKRYIVILFQPVTLTCNYQTTSTGQLPVITWRYKSYCRDPIQAALNPSSAENILSANNPNYDPNIECADSQRTVRIVASKQNSVTLGADYQGRKISIINNADLNIAQTAWGDSGVYVCSVISSQDLSGNSEDYTELIVLDWLLVVLVVLGFLLLLLLIGICWCQCCPHTCCCYISCPCCPDRCCCPRALYEAGKAVKKGGVPMSQYAPTLYAPSMYAQPAYGGQSAYGGQPGLPLLPLPNGAGPLPPHNGYSRDYDGASSVGQGSQVPLLQDAGVDHTRSGYRIQVDPDGNATRAIYYMERELANMDPSRPGNYNRLDNMTEVSSLHDSADARGRGGRSQAPTLATVYDRDEAMSTISSVSQQGQRRDDYSRHGGGRMGDRVRARSMDNLDDIGRRRDDYPPHRRPDEPRGRRGSDDGWSSSARSGNSRDFDDRRRRDYSPDDRSRGGRGGGGGYGALPGRRSRSRDDLMDLERDRRGGGDPRGPRRDDYDDSFLREAMERKKMGEQQRARSRERLDSESDRSDRGRAPRGPPPLPQMPAAGRLNDYPPPPPPPYSDDESMSSAKKSNLRKNGAVSRESLVV; from the exons atgttttggacGTTAATAATCGCCGCCTTGATGGCGACAG aGTCCACCACAGCCATCTCGGTGCAGTGTCCCACCAAGAGGTACATCGTCATCCTCTTCCAGCCCGTCACACTCACCTGCAACTACCAGACCACGTCCACCGGCCAGCTTCCTGTTATCACGTGGAGGTACAAGTCGTACTGCCGGGACCCCATCCAGGCCGCCTTGAATCCCAGCAGTGCAGAGAACATCCTGTCGGCCAACAACCCCAACTACGACCCCAACATCGAGTGTGCCGACAGCCAGCGGACGGTTCGGATCGTTGCCTCCAAGCAAAACTCGGTCACCCTGGGAGCAGATTACCAAGGCCGCAAGATCAGCATCATAAACA ATGCAGACCTGAACATCGCTCAGACGGCGTGGGGCGACAGCGGCGTCTACGTCTGCTCCGTCATCTCCTCCCAGGACCTGTCAGGAAACAGTGAAGATTACACCGAGCTCATCGTACTGG ACTGGCTgctggtggtgttggtggtgttgggcttcctgttgctgctgctcctgATCGGGATCTGCTGGTGCCAGTGCTGTCCACACACCTGTTGTTGCTACATCAGCTGCCCCTGCTGCCCCGACCGCTGCTGCTGCCCACGAGCAC TGTACGAGGCCGGGAAAGCAGTGAAGAAAGGTGGAGTACCCATGAGTCAGTACGCCCCCACCCTCTACGCCCCCAGTATGTACGCCCAGCCTGCCTACGGGGGCCAGTCTGCCTACGGGGGCCAGCCCGGTCTCCCTCTGCTCCCCCTGCCCAACGGGGCCGGACCCCTGCCCCCCCACAACGGATACAGCCGGGACTATGACGGAGCCAGCTCGG TTGGGCAGGGCTCCCAGGTGCCTCTGCTGCAAGACGCTGGAGTGGACCACA CTCGTAGTGGTTACCGTATCCAGGTGGACCCTGACGGGAACGCCACCCGAGCCATCTACTACATGGAGAGGGAGCTGGCCAACATGGACCCCTCCAGACCTGGAAACTACAACCGCT TGGACAACATGACTGAGGTCAGTTCGCTGCACGACAGCGCCGATGCTCGGGGCCGCGGCGGTCGCTCCCAGGCGCCCACCCTGGCCACGGTGTACGACCGGGACGAAGCCATGAGCACCATCAGCAGCGTCTCCCAGCAGGGCCAGCGGCGGGACGACTACTCGCGCCACGGAGGAGGCCGCATGGGGGACCGGGTACGCGCCCGCTCCATGGACAACCTGGACGACATCGGACGGCGCCGAGACGACTACCCGCCACACCGACGCCCCGACGAGCCCCGAGGCAGGAGAGG CTCTGATGACGGCTGGAGCAGCAGCGCTCGCAGCGGCAACAGTCGGGACTTTGACGACCGCCGGCGCCGCGACTACTCCCCCGATGATCGTTCCCGAGGAGGCCGGGGGGGCGGAGGGGGGTACGGCGCCCTGCCGGGGCGACGCAGCCGCAGCCGTGACGACCTGATGGACCTGGAGAGGGACCGCCGGGGGGGCGGGGACCCCAGGGGCCCCAGGCGGGACGACTACGACGACAGCTTCCTGCGAGAGGCCATGGAGAGGAAGAAGATGGGCGAGCAGCAGCGGGCGCGCAGCCGGGAGCGGCTGGACAGCGAGAGCGACCGATCGGACCGGGGCCGGGCGCCACGCGGACCCCCGCCGCTACCACAGATGCCCGCCGCCGGACGCCTTAACGACTACCCGCCTCCGCCGCCTCCACCCTACAGTGACGACGAAAGTATGTCATCTGCAAAGAAAAGCAACCTCCGCAAG AACGGAGCAGTGAGTCGGGAGAGCCTGGTGGTGTGA